A stretch of the Planktothricoides raciborskii GIHE-MW2 genome encodes the following:
- a CDS encoding stage II sporulation protein M translates to MNIRRWIARRETNWKQLETLLRKAEKKGMSRLNADEVRQMASLYRSLSGDLARAKTYNVGNAVIQELQQLTSRSYNQIYQGSRRQEWQKAWEFCLWGFPQLVQQTFPYIAIATGLFLLGVLVAWWYAWQDPMFLSLMVPESLIEKVRDRGELWMGSIVGWEPLASTSIMQNNLQVAFSAIGGGITAGLVTVYILVFNGLHIGAIATLVGQNNLAYPFWAFVFPHGALELPAIFFAGGAGLLIARGLLFPGKYQRAAALRFYGSQAIQLLFGIVPMLITAGIIEGFLSPNPAIPDILKYIIGLGIFGVFFMYCRRKR, encoded by the coding sequence ATGAATATTCGCCGTTGGATTGCCCGCAGGGAAACTAACTGGAAACAATTAGAAACATTGTTAAGAAAAGCTGAAAAAAAAGGGATGTCTCGCTTAAATGCCGATGAGGTGCGGCAGATGGCCAGTTTGTATCGATCGCTTTCTGGGGACTTAGCCCGGGCAAAGACTTACAATGTGGGCAATGCGGTAATCCAAGAATTGCAGCAACTAACTTCTCGCAGTTATAACCAAATTTATCAAGGTTCTCGACGACAAGAATGGCAGAAAGCTTGGGAATTTTGCCTTTGGGGTTTCCCTCAGTTAGTGCAGCAAACGTTTCCCTATATTGCGATCGCTACTGGGCTGTTTCTCTTGGGGGTTTTAGTCGCTTGGTGGTATGCATGGCAAGACCCGATGTTTCTATCATTAATGGTGCCGGAAAGTTTAATCGAAAAAGTGCGCGATCGCGGCGAATTGTGGATGGGTTCTATTGTCGGGTGGGAACCCTTAGCATCGACTTCAATTATGCAGAATAATTTACAGGTTGCCTTTAGCGCCATTGGCGGAGGAATCACTGCCGGTCTTGTGACTGTTTATATTCTAGTTTTCAATGGATTACATATTGGGGCGATCGCCACCTTAGTAGGACAAAATAATTTAGCCTATCCATTTTGGGCATTTGTTTTTCCCCACGGCGCCCTAGAATTACCGGCCATATTTTTTGCTGGTGGTGCGGGATTGCTGATTGCCAGAGGGTTATTATTTCCGGGAAAATATCAACGGGCAGCGGCATTGCGCTTCTATGGTTCCCAAGCCATTCAACTGCTGTTTGGCATCGTGCCAATGTTAATTACTGCCGGAATCATTGAAGGATTTTTATCCCCAAATCCCGCCATTCCTGATATTTTGAAATATATTATCGGCCTGGGAATATTTGGGGTATTTTTTATGTATTGTAGGCGGAAACGTTAA
- a CDS encoding Fe2+-dependent dioxygenase has protein sequence MILCIDRVLTPEQIEEIHRILKDAEFVDGKLTAGKYAKTVKDNYQLKGDTDAAKNLREIVHNAIAQNPLFKAAVRPKTIRPILFSRYEPGMSYGWHTDNAIMGDGKLARSDVSLTLFLSDPDTYQGGELVIDTSLGEQSFKLPAGSMIVYPSTFLHQVTEVTQGIRFAAVTWVQSLVRDVQQREILFELDTVRKSIFEQYGKTVEFDLLCKTHANLLRQWVEI, from the coding sequence ATGATTTTATGTATCGATCGCGTTCTCACCCCAGAACAGATAGAAGAAATTCATCGCATTCTCAAAGATGCTGAGTTTGTCGATGGTAAACTCACCGCTGGGAAGTATGCGAAAACCGTTAAAGATAACTATCAATTGAAAGGAGATACGGATGCCGCCAAAAATTTGAGGGAAATTGTGCATAATGCGATCGCCCAAAATCCCCTATTTAAAGCCGCCGTTCGTCCCAAAACAATTCGGCCAATTTTGTTTAGTCGTTATGAACCGGGAATGTCTTATGGTTGGCATACGGATAATGCAATTATGGGGGATGGAAAATTAGCGCGATCGGATGTATCCCTGACTTTATTTCTCAGCGATCCAGATACTTATCAAGGAGGTGAATTAGTCATCGATACCAGTCTCGGTGAACAATCTTTTAAACTGCCCGCTGGGTCAATGATTGTTTATCCTTCTACATTTCTCCATCAAGTTACTGAAGTAACCCAGGGAATTCGTTTCGCTGCGGTGACTTGGGTTCAAAGCTTAGTTCGTGATGTTCAGCAACGAGAAATTCTCTTTGAACTGGATACGGTGAGAAAGTCAATATTTGAGCAATATGGCAAAACCGTAGAATTTGATTTACTCTGCAAAACCCACGCTAATTTACTCCGGCAATGGGTGGAAATTTAA
- a CDS encoding MoxR family ATPase, giving the protein MAMTLDHTIITDIIKALNNIVVGQTTVVEQVMVALLSGGHIILEGVPGTGKTLLAKTLSHLIKADFRRVQLTPDILPADILGTNIFDLNSRAFTLKKGPVFTEILLADEINRTPPKTQSALLEAMEEKQVTLDGQSLPLPALFWTIATQNSLEFEGTYPLPEAQLDRFLFKVMVDYPNAAASKQMLLAHQKQSLDVNKVAAIATVEQILQARQAVAKITVAESILDYLIALGERSRQDRDLALGASPRSLVLWLRASQAHSWIQGRDYVTPDDVKAVALPLLRHRLILKPEAQLDGIAIDAVISGLLSQVGVPR; this is encoded by the coding sequence ATGGCAATGACTCTCGATCACACAATTATTACTGATATCATTAAAGCCTTAAATAACATCGTTGTGGGACAAACAACGGTAGTTGAACAGGTGATGGTTGCCCTTTTATCCGGGGGACATATTATTTTAGAAGGTGTCCCAGGAACGGGCAAAACTTTATTGGCAAAAACCCTCTCTCATTTGATTAAGGCAGATTTTCGGCGAGTCCAATTAACCCCAGATATTTTACCCGCAGATATTTTAGGGACGAATATTTTTGATTTGAATAGTCGGGCGTTTACCTTGAAAAAAGGGCCAGTTTTTACGGAGATTTTACTGGCGGATGAAATTAATCGGACTCCGCCGAAAACTCAGTCCGCATTGCTAGAAGCAATGGAAGAAAAACAAGTGACTTTAGACGGGCAAAGTTTGCCGTTACCCGCACTATTTTGGACGATCGCTACCCAAAATTCTTTGGAATTTGAAGGTACTTATCCCCTACCGGAAGCGCAATTAGATCGGTTCTTATTTAAGGTGATGGTAGATTATCCCAATGCCGCCGCCAGTAAGCAAATGTTATTAGCCCATCAAAAGCAATCTTTAGATGTGAATAAAGTTGCGGCGATCGCGACGGTAGAACAGATTTTACAAGCCCGTCAAGCGGTTGCCAAAATAACTGTTGCTGAGAGTATTTTGGATTATTTAATTGCCCTAGGGGAGCGATCGCGACAAGATCGAGATTTAGCATTAGGGGCATCACCGCGATCGCTGGTGCTGTGGTTGCGTGCGAGTCAAGCCCATTCCTGGATCCAAGGACGGGATTACGTCACCCCAGATGATGTCAAAGCCGTTGCCCTGCCGTTGTTGCGCCATCGCCTCATCCTCAAACCGGAAGCCCAACTTGACGGCATTGCCATTGATGCGGTGATTTCTGGTTTACTGAGTCAGGTTGGGGTTCCGAGATAA
- a CDS encoding RDD family protein → MNIFNRVKIQTPESVELEFTLAGIGSRTYALCLDYLYWLLSLVILIILYLIFFAISVNFLQDLLGGDRLELWGFAILGLIFFFVYVGYFAFFETLWQGQTPGKRQAKIRVIRDDGRPVGLPQATLRSLLRPVDDLLFIGMFMIMFGQREKRIGDWVAGTLVVQDEEAVASAEFSFSEKADSLADRLLEATDISGLSPDDFALIREYLRRRSSLFSEAKVELSYQITQRVQTALNLEKMPKGVTAELFLEAVYLAYQKR, encoded by the coding sequence ATGAATATCTTCAATCGAGTTAAAATTCAAACCCCAGAAAGTGTAGAACTTGAGTTTACCTTAGCCGGCATCGGCAGTCGGACTTATGCTTTATGCCTTGACTATTTATATTGGTTGCTGAGTTTGGTGATTTTAATCATATTATACTTAATCTTTTTCGCCATATCAGTCAATTTTTTACAAGACCTATTGGGCGGCGATCGCCTTGAGCTTTGGGGATTTGCCATTCTGGGCTTAATCTTTTTCTTTGTCTATGTGGGTTATTTTGCTTTTTTTGAAACCTTATGGCAGGGACAAACCCCAGGGAAAAGACAGGCAAAAATTAGGGTGATTCGTGATGATGGTAGACCCGTTGGCTTGCCACAAGCAACCTTAAGATCGTTGCTAAGACCCGTGGATGATTTATTATTTATTGGTATGTTTATGATTATGTTCGGCCAGCGAGAAAAACGCATCGGTGATTGGGTAGCTGGAACCTTGGTAGTACAGGATGAAGAAGCAGTAGCCTCGGCGGAATTTTCCTTTTCAGAAAAAGCTGATTCTCTGGCAGATCGCCTCTTAGAAGCTACGGATATCTCTGGGTTAAGCCCCGATGATTTTGCCCTGATTCGCGAGTATTTACGCCGTCGTTCCAGTCTTTTTTCCGAGGCAAAAGTTGAACTCAGCTATCAGATAACCCAACGGGTACAAACCGCCCTAAATTTAGAAAAAATGCCAAAAGGAGTTACAGCGGAGTTATTCTTAGAAGCTGTATATTTAGCCTATCAAAAACGATAA
- a CDS encoding DUF58 domain-containing protein: MIIPSKRAFLLLGLGMAIALFAAQWFTQSVALMMTLGFDGLILGMVFLDGFRVKFQRGEISRTPLGKLSIGRDNPVTLTVRSPATTAQISIRDGYPLQFKVSAKELQATLTANSSQELTYTVHPEDRGQFEWGDIQVRQLGQWGLAWHQWSVKQPQTVAVYPDLVGLRSLTIRLTLQSTGSLRSSRRFSMGTEFAELREYTQGDDPRMIDWKATARRTGLSGHNPLQVRVLEAEREQTLIILLDRGRLMTARVKGLQRFDWGLNAALGLALAGLNRGDRVGVGVFDREVVTWMPPERGQHQLSHLLERLTPIQPVLWEPDYMGAVTKVAKQQSRRALVVLITDIIDVTASAELLAAMQRLAPRYLPFCVTLRDPQVDAIAHTSTLEIPQTYERAVALDLLAQRQVAFAQLRQKGVLVLDAPAHEISDQLVDQYLRLKARNQL, from the coding sequence ATGATAATTCCCTCAAAACGCGCTTTTTTACTGCTGGGACTGGGGATGGCGATCGCCCTATTTGCTGCCCAGTGGTTTACTCAGTCAGTGGCCCTAATGATGACCCTGGGATTTGATGGACTGATTTTGGGGATGGTGTTTCTGGATGGATTCCGGGTCAAATTTCAGCGCGGGGAAATTTCTCGGACTCCTTTGGGCAAATTATCCATTGGGCGAGATAATCCGGTCACTTTGACGGTGCGATCGCCAGCTACCACTGCCCAGATTTCGATCCGCGATGGCTATCCTCTCCAATTCAAAGTATCGGCTAAAGAACTGCAAGCCACGTTAACGGCGAATAGCAGTCAAGAACTGACTTATACGGTTCACCCAGAGGATCGCGGTCAATTTGAATGGGGCGATATTCAAGTGCGACAGTTGGGGCAGTGGGGTTTGGCATGGCATCAGTGGTCAGTGAAGCAGCCGCAAACGGTGGCGGTATATCCCGATTTGGTGGGATTGCGATCGCTGACGATTCGCTTAACCTTGCAATCCACGGGCAGTTTGCGATCGTCTCGACGGTTTTCTATGGGAACGGAATTCGCCGAACTGCGGGAATATACCCAAGGGGACGATCCTCGGATGATTGATTGGAAAGCCACCGCCAGACGCACCGGCTTATCTGGGCATAATCCCCTACAGGTGCGGGTTTTGGAGGCGGAACGAGAACAAACTTTAATCATTTTGCTCGATCGCGGACGGTTGATGACGGCGCGGGTGAAGGGATTGCAGCGGTTTGATTGGGGGCTGAATGCCGCCCTGGGTCTGGCTTTGGCGGGGTTGAATCGGGGCGATCGCGTGGGAGTTGGGGTTTTCGATCGCGAGGTCGTGACATGGATGCCCCCGGAACGGGGTCAACACCAACTCAGTCACCTCCTGGAACGTCTCACCCCCATTCAGCCGGTGCTTTGGGAACCGGACTATATGGGGGCTGTCACCAAAGTGGCCAAACAACAAAGCCGAAGAGCCCTGGTAGTCTTAATTACAGATATTATTGATGTCACCGCCTCCGCAGAATTGCTGGCAGCCATGCAGCGGTTAGCCCCCCGTTATCTGCCGTTTTGCGTCACCCTCCGCGACCCTCAAGTCGATGCGATCGCCCATACCTCCACCCTGGAAATCCCTCAAACTTACGAACGTGCGGTTGCCCTTGATTTGCTGGCACAACGTCAGGTTGCCTTTGCCCAATTGCGCCAAAAAGGGGTTTTAGTTCTTGATGCCCCTGCCCATGAAATTAGCGACCAATTAGTCGATCAATATTTAAGATTAAAAGCGAGAAATCAGTTGTGA
- a CDS encoding helix-turn-helix transcriptional regulator translates to MCRLHRTYISQLERGLKSPSVRVFSHITKALGISMSEFLQVVEKLLNVDGE, encoded by the coding sequence CTGTGCCGTCTGCACAGAACATATATCAGTCAGCTTGAGCGAGGGCTAAAAAGTCCATCTGTTAGAGTTTTTAGTCACATTACTAAAGCTTTAGGGATCTCAATGAGCGAGTTTTTGCAGGTTGTTGAGAAACTCTTAAATGTTGACGGAGAATGA
- a CDS encoding type II toxin-antitoxin system PemK/MazF family toxin — protein sequence MTILSLQIGDIVTARFPQQNPQAHEQEGQRPAIVVGLPNRVGNPRFPLVILVPITSDRGQAWANDSPDLYPKFPAGTAGLRQPSIALLDQIRVLDFTRITEYWGRLTPEEYDPILRGLKRMIDP from the coding sequence ATGACCATTTTATCTTTGCAAATTGGGGATATTGTTACGGCGCGATTTCCCCAACAAAATCCTCAAGCCCATGAACAAGAAGGACAACGACCGGCAATTGTAGTGGGGTTGCCCAATCGAGTCGGGAATCCGCGTTTTCCATTAGTCATTTTGGTGCCAATCACCAGCGATCGAGGGCAAGCATGGGCGAATGATTCCCCTGATTTATATCCTAAATTTCCCGCCGGAACTGCTGGATTGCGTCAGCCCTCTATTGCATTATTAGATCAGATCAGAGTTTTAGATTTCACCAGAATTACAGAGTATTGGGGAAGACTAACTCCCGAAGAATACGATCCCATTTTAAGGGGACTTAAAAGAATGATTGATCCTTAA
- a CDS encoding PepSY domain-containing protein produces the protein MMINFRKLHRKSAPIVFIPLFLSALTGVAYRLGRNWFGISGEIAGFLLNLHEGRFLGQPLVPVYVLLVGLGLLGMIFTGFTMIKWQRKASKFQPKKDWRWVHRVLSLIAFLPLFLSAITGVGYRLGRAWFGLSREQASILLEIHQGSYLGNTFKSFYVLLVGASLLALLITGIQMTGIFRKLQA, from the coding sequence ATGATGATTAACTTCCGCAAACTTCACCGAAAATCTGCTCCCATTGTCTTTATTCCCTTATTTCTTTCTGCATTAACCGGCGTCGCTTACCGACTGGGCAGAAATTGGTTTGGTATTTCTGGAGAAATCGCTGGATTTTTGCTCAATCTTCACGAAGGGAGATTTCTTGGCCAACCCCTAGTTCCGGTTTATGTATTATTAGTTGGGCTGGGATTATTGGGCATGATTTTCACAGGTTTTACCATGATCAAATGGCAGCGTAAAGCCTCAAAATTTCAGCCAAAAAAAGACTGGAGATGGGTTCATCGCGTGCTCTCTTTGATCGCATTTTTGCCCCTATTTCTTAGCGCCATCACCGGCGTTGGTTATCGTCTAGGGAGGGCTTGGTTTGGTCTATCTCGCGAGCAAGCTTCTATCCTGTTAGAAATTCATCAAGGCTCATATTTGGGTAATACTTTCAAGTCTTTTTATGTGTTGCTGGTTGGCGCAAGTTTGCTGGCTTTATTAATCACCGGCATTCAAATGACAGGGATTTTCCGCAAACTTCAAGCTTAA
- a CDS encoding DUF4129 domain-containing protein: protein MSVAEFETTNLSWRWQQGQQQLQEWTELKFSQFFPNLFPSLDWPTVPTGNFNWLFYVLGIVLTIAVCWQLQSWIVQFWYWQMSKTSDRRSHFSENRSLTVKDLLGRSRKYQEKGNYTAACYCLYRAMLQQLDDRGIIPQQVSRTDREYDQLLQEQPNYSAYKVLLETHERLYFGKQQANADMFARCQEAYEAIVQK, encoded by the coding sequence ATGTCTGTGGCTGAATTTGAAACTACAAATCTAAGCTGGCGTTGGCAGCAGGGTCAACAGCAACTCCAAGAATGGACGGAGTTGAAATTCTCGCAATTTTTCCCGAATCTATTCCCATCTTTAGATTGGCCAACTGTACCGACTGGCAATTTTAACTGGTTGTTTTATGTTCTGGGAATTGTGCTGACGATCGCGGTTTGTTGGCAACTCCAAAGCTGGATTGTCCAGTTTTGGTATTGGCAAATGTCAAAAACCTCTGATAGGCGATCGCATTTTTCAGAAAACCGATCGCTGACCGTTAAAGATTTGTTAGGGCGATCGCGAAAATATCAGGAGAAAGGGAATTATACCGCTGCTTGCTATTGTTTATACAGGGCAATGTTGCAGCAGCTAGATGACCGTGGAATTATTCCCCAACAAGTGAGTCGTACTGACCGGGAATACGATCAACTTCTCCAGGAACAACCGAACTATTCCGCTTATAAAGTGTTGCTAGAAACTCACGAACGGCTTTATTTTGGTAAGCAACAGGCAAATGCCGATATGTTTGCCCGCTGTCAGGAAGCTTACGAGGCTATTGTGCAGAAATGA
- a CDS encoding DUF4350 domain-containing protein, producing MIKVFQSKSKSQGIKFAAIALVAIMLLTLGLAPSRDRLSSGSTYSRDPNGYGAWYAFMEQRGTPIQRWQRPLSALKNQPPITLLRVRGNLTRSPLDQSVDPWLEQGHTIVTLGVWQDVTEAPFTSELNSPHGTVKIETRRRASLATDQVELLGDRFGAVAWAETKGKGREISVITPYLAANAYQHEPGNYEFLAELLAATNQPIWVDEYMHGYRDADAADEAEVTGNWWAYLAKTPLLLIFVQGAIIFIVAIAAQNRRFGQAEAIGSPQINNSESYIKALASVLRKAESSDFLTQTISKAEQLALQKSLGLGSNLLSPEDLITAWHNQTGRDASELQLLLQSDSDRRFLSEAKLRLWLEKWQAIRK from the coding sequence ATGATTAAAGTTTTTCAATCGAAATCTAAATCTCAAGGGATAAAATTCGCCGCGATCGCCCTGGTGGCGATCATGTTGCTGACTTTGGGACTTGCCCCCAGTCGCGATCGCCTGAGTTCCGGTTCTACCTATAGTCGAGATCCTAATGGCTATGGTGCATGGTACGCTTTTATGGAACAGCGGGGCACGCCGATCCAACGTTGGCAACGTCCCTTATCGGCTTTGAAAAATCAACCCCCGATTACTTTATTGCGGGTACGGGGAAATTTGACCCGATCGCCCCTAGATCAATCCGTTGACCCGTGGTTGGAACAAGGTCATACCATTGTCACCTTGGGGGTTTGGCAAGATGTCACCGAAGCCCCCTTTACTAGCGAACTCAATAGTCCACACGGAACGGTGAAAATTGAAACCAGAAGAAGGGCTTCTTTGGCAACCGATCAAGTTGAATTATTAGGCGATCGCTTTGGGGCGGTGGCGTGGGCGGAAACCAAGGGAAAAGGACGGGAAATTTCTGTAATTACCCCCTATCTAGCGGCTAATGCTTATCAGCATGAACCGGGAAATTATGAGTTTCTGGCGGAACTTTTAGCCGCTACCAATCAGCCGATTTGGGTGGATGAATATATGCACGGTTATCGAGATGCGGATGCAGCAGATGAAGCGGAGGTGACGGGCAATTGGTGGGCATATTTGGCGAAAACCCCTTTATTGCTAATTTTTGTTCAAGGGGCAATTATCTTTATAGTGGCGATCGCCGCCCAAAATCGCCGCTTTGGTCAGGCAGAGGCGATCGGGTCTCCCCAAATTAATAATAGCGAAAGCTATATCAAAGCCCTGGCCAGCGTTTTACGCAAAGCCGAAAGTAGCGATTTTCTCACTCAAACTATCAGCAAAGCCGAGCAATTAGCCCTACAAAAAAGTTTAGGACTAGGCTCGAATTTGTTATCTCCGGAAGATTTAATCACCGCTTGGCACAACCAAACCGGACGCGATGCTTCTGAGTTACAATTATTACTACAATCTGACAGCGATCGCCGATTTTTATCCGAAGCAAAATTACGCCTTTGGTTAGAAAAATGGCAAGCTATCCGTAAATAG
- a CDS encoding sodium:proton antiporter — MLESIIWILLMGCFVGQIARRLRAPALVGMTLVGILLGPQMGNVISGEVLGAADSLRTIAVMVILMKAGLGLDREKLSQQGTVALRLGFLPAACEAIAVAVAAVWLFKFDLATGLLLGCVISAESPAVIVPGMLRLKSLGWGVKKGIPDAILTGSALSDVLLLLVFSLLLAFLSQNTATSLTLPGGITLSPLQLLPFQIIAQIGLGVLLGWLMARILVFLLSQQKWMQNKVLDALVAASFALFLVVLSEDFPVFSGYLAVMVTGFFLIEMDTPLARRLRVGFDSLWVVAEIVLFVLLGASIQLNVLGDRLLVGLLVLAIGTLVGRSLGWYLSTLGSNWSWKERLFLLPGNSAKATVQAAIGAIPLAQGIQGGDTILAIAALSILVTAPLGAWAIPTFAPKLLEKGEVDPTKVAVSRHIILLAAVDTSAIATETLTKAAELARRSDGEVVVLHVRVGEDIQEVEKLRNRSKQLLADIPHQFITTDGDVPAEIIRIAQEYNAAEIVMGKRGDRADDHVLVGSDLQAVLATSTLPIIVVENKSI, encoded by the coding sequence ATGTTAGAAAGCATTATCTGGATTTTATTGATGGGTTGTTTCGTGGGGCAGATTGCTCGACGGCTAAGAGCACCGGCATTGGTGGGCATGACCCTGGTCGGTATTCTCCTCGGCCCCCAAATGGGCAATGTGATTAGTGGGGAAGTGCTGGGGGCAGCGGACTCCCTGCGGACGATCGCCGTGATGGTGATTTTGATGAAAGCAGGGTTGGGTCTAGACCGGGAAAAGCTGTCTCAACAAGGGACTGTGGCGTTAAGACTAGGGTTCTTACCGGCAGCTTGTGAAGCGATCGCCGTTGCGGTGGCGGCGGTTTGGCTATTCAAATTTGACTTAGCTACCGGATTGTTGCTGGGCTGCGTGATTAGTGCCGAGTCCCCAGCAGTGATTGTCCCCGGAATGTTGCGGTTAAAAAGCCTGGGATGGGGGGTGAAAAAAGGAATTCCCGATGCGATTTTAACCGGAAGTGCCTTATCGGATGTATTGCTGCTTTTGGTGTTTAGCTTGCTGCTGGCGTTTCTGTCTCAAAATACCGCCACCAGCTTGACTTTGCCCGGTGGAATTACCCTCAGTCCCTTGCAATTATTGCCGTTTCAAATCATTGCCCAAATTGGTTTAGGGGTATTGTTAGGTTGGTTGATGGCGCGAATTTTGGTGTTTCTGCTGTCGCAACAAAAATGGATGCAAAATAAGGTTTTGGATGCTCTGGTTGCCGCCAGTTTTGCCCTATTTTTGGTGGTATTAAGCGAAGATTTTCCTGTATTTTCCGGCTATTTAGCGGTGATGGTGACGGGATTTTTTCTAATAGAAATGGATACCCCCTTAGCCCGACGGTTGCGAGTCGGTTTTGATAGCTTATGGGTGGTGGCGGAAATTGTCCTTTTTGTGTTGCTGGGGGCTAGTATTCAACTGAATGTTTTGGGCGATCGCTTGCTGGTGGGACTGCTGGTGTTGGCGATCGGCACTTTGGTGGGGCGATCGCTGGGTTGGTATCTGTCCACTTTGGGGAGTAACTGGAGTTGGAAAGAACGGCTGTTTTTGCTGCCGGGAAATTCCGCCAAAGCCACGGTACAAGCGGCGATTGGGGCTATTCCCCTAGCCCAAGGAATTCAAGGAGGAGACACGATTTTAGCGATCGCCGCTTTGTCGATTTTAGTCACCGCACCCTTGGGGGCTTGGGCAATTCCCACTTTTGCTCCCAAACTGTTAGAAAAGGGTGAAGTTGACCCCACTAAAGTCGCAGTTTCCCGTCACATTATTTTATTAGCTGCGGTAGATACTTCGGCAATTGCCACGGAGACTTTAACCAAAGCGGCAGAATTAGCCCGTCGCAGTGATGGGGAAGTGGTGGTGCTCCATGTGCGCGTAGGAGAAGATATCCAAGAAGTAGAAAAATTGCGGAATCGCAGCAAGCAACTCCTGGCAGATATTCCCCATCAATTTATTACTACTGATGGAGACGTACCCGCAGAAATTATTCGCATTGCTCAAGAATATAATGCAGCAGAAATTGTCATGGGTAAACGCGGCGATCGTGCCGATGATCATGTGTTAGTTGGGTCGGATTTGCAAGCGGTGTTAGCAACAAGTACATTGCCGATTATTGTAGTGGAAAATAAGTCAATTTAA
- a CDS encoding adenylate/guanylate cyclase domain-containing protein, whose protein sequence is MPKIAKFSQIIQIIQKIHLPAKYSDRLSAFMGEFLGNSGHFLVLKNLSDIAIYGLQDFLHDPTDYLLIVAMLIQTAYLSRPNAFPLLGNLVGVSIYTLVDLPIDGSQFFQESSHVAFWVFSFVIAVLQFARDRWKNALERWIIPLESVVRMLMVLAFYLVVRSGENAAELITIEMLGQLTDRNTHVFLSSSLVLVGLLLGFQRLQIVMQQQQLKKTSELLRNLAEWGMGTHVVETLVKNPQGLKFQRCDRTILFMDIRGFTTWCEQSQPDIVANILNNYYQKTELAAYNFHPLRLTFTADEVMAIYATPEQAIAAAKAMQKAAKEALSSYQLGAGCAVHCGEVVEGLFGGEDVRTYTVIGDVVNTAKRLEGATLAGEITISDIVYQRLNQQLEVKHCRTHKLKGKNTAMKSWVLVE, encoded by the coding sequence ATGCCTAAAATTGCCAAATTTAGCCAAATTATCCAAATTATCCAAAAAATTCATCTCCCGGCAAAGTACAGCGATCGCTTATCTGCTTTTATGGGGGAATTTCTAGGCAACAGCGGACATTTTTTGGTCTTGAAAAATTTGTCAGATATTGCTATTTACGGGTTACAGGATTTCCTCCATGACCCAACGGATTATCTGCTGATTGTGGCAATGCTGATTCAAACTGCCTACTTATCCAGGCCGAATGCTTTCCCGCTATTGGGTAATTTAGTCGGAGTCAGTATCTACACATTAGTTGATTTGCCCATCGATGGCAGTCAATTTTTTCAAGAATCATCCCATGTAGCATTTTGGGTGTTTTCTTTCGTAATTGCTGTACTCCAATTTGCCCGCGATCGCTGGAAAAATGCCCTAGAACGCTGGATTATTCCCTTAGAAAGTGTAGTGCGGATGCTGATGGTTTTAGCATTTTATTTAGTGGTCAGATCGGGAGAAAATGCAGCGGAATTGATCACCATAGAAATGCTCGGTCAGCTTACTGATAGGAATACCCATGTATTTCTGTCTAGCAGTCTAGTATTAGTTGGGCTACTACTAGGATTTCAGCGATTGCAAATTGTTATGCAGCAGCAACAACTAAAAAAAACATCGGAATTACTGCGAAATTTAGCTGAGTGGGGCATGGGAACTCATGTAGTAGAAACATTGGTCAAAAATCCCCAGGGATTAAAATTTCAAAGGTGCGATCGCACAATATTATTCATGGACATTCGTGGCTTCACCACATGGTGCGAACAAAGCCAACCAGATATTGTGGCCAATATTCTCAACAATTATTATCAAAAAACTGAATTAGCCGCTTATAATTTTCACCCTTTACGCCTTACATTTACCGCTGATGAAGTTATGGCCATTTATGCAACCCCAGAACAAGCGATCGCCGCCGCCAAAGCCATGCAAAAAGCCGCCAAAGAAGCACTCTCATCCTATCAGCTTGGGGCGGGTTGTGCGGTTCACTGTGGGGAAGTAGTTGAGGGATTATTTGGCGGAGAAGATGTCCGTACTTATACAGTAATTGGTGATGTAGTCAATACCGCCAAGCGTTTAGAAGGTGCCACCTTAGCCGGAGAAATTACCATATCAGATATCGTTTATCAAAGATTAAACCAACAGCTTGAAGTTAAGCATTGCCGAACCCATAAATTAAAAGGAAAAAACACCGCCATGAAAAGTTGGGTATTGGTTGAATAA